Proteins from a single region of Streptomyces spinoverrucosus:
- a CDS encoding VlmB-like protein, producing the protein MTTSIDRTSPAAGVPAEADRHRAPSLLDGALHAELTPEGCDLGYWFRAVPEGTLGGHPMGRSPDVAVPEHMLREGPLRQAVMQELAFRSMAEEKAARAISHLVANAPDLAGMDFYATQLMDEARHAYAFRGHLLELGVLEADVEDTMEDLAGADRDAVLAPLEEFGLQVLRDGRDYIGGVVTLTVLVEGVLAPTAELSERKWRPFDPPAAEIERAAGIDEIRHLSVGTTIVRRHLRRYPRDRERISELIDRGTRLWAQLPVGELTFRREQLYQEGLEQHRDLAGDYEVWPGRRLVDTTAEERMRTAQEWAQHTQRARLADMGLAQ; encoded by the coding sequence ATGACCACATCCATCGACCGTACGTCCCCTGCTGCCGGCGTCCCCGCGGAGGCCGACCGGCACCGCGCCCCCAGCCTGCTCGACGGCGCGCTGCACGCCGAGCTGACACCGGAGGGCTGTGACCTCGGCTACTGGTTCCGGGCCGTGCCCGAGGGCACCCTGGGCGGTCACCCGATGGGCCGCAGCCCGGACGTGGCCGTACCGGAGCACATGCTGCGCGAGGGGCCGCTGCGGCAGGCGGTCATGCAGGAGCTGGCGTTCCGCTCCATGGCCGAGGAGAAGGCGGCCCGCGCGATCTCCCACCTGGTGGCGAACGCCCCCGACCTCGCCGGGATGGACTTCTACGCCACCCAGCTGATGGACGAGGCCCGCCACGCCTACGCCTTCCGCGGCCACCTCCTCGAACTCGGCGTCCTGGAAGCCGATGTGGAGGACACGATGGAGGACCTGGCGGGCGCCGACCGGGACGCCGTACTCGCCCCGCTGGAGGAGTTCGGGCTTCAGGTGCTGCGCGACGGGCGGGACTACATCGGTGGGGTCGTCACACTCACCGTGCTGGTCGAGGGGGTCCTCGCCCCCACGGCGGAGCTGAGCGAACGCAAGTGGCGGCCCTTCGACCCGCCCGCCGCCGAGATCGAACGCGCCGCCGGCATCGACGAGATCCGCCACCTGTCGGTCGGCACCACCATCGTCCGCCGCCATCTGCGCCGGTACCCGCGCGACCGCGAACGCATCTCAGAACTCATCGATCGCGGCACCCGGTTGTGGGCCCAACTGCCCGTGGGGGAGCTGACCTTCCGGCGCGAGCAGCTCTACCAGGAGGGCCTCGAACAGCACCGGGACCTCGCGGGCGACTACGAGGTGTGGCCCGGCCGCCGGCTCGTCGACACCACGGCGGAGGAACGGATGCGCACCGCCCAGGAATGGGCGCAGCACACGCAGCGGGCACGGCTCGCCGACATGGGTCTGGCGCAGTGA
- a CDS encoding fatty acid desaturase family protein, whose translation MTDLSAVGSAPREPGAAEEDFRELTRRVTDAGLMRPRKGQYATAIVVVWLMNAVGWAGLALSDGAWWQVTLAAVWLAIWHEQLAFLLHDAGHRQISRSQRTIRTLGLIHGNLMLGVCFGWWVQHHNRHHNHPNHLELDPDIRRRAAVFAPEQARERTGLARFLATHQRHLFFPLLGLEAVVLRIAGVIALRRRAVRRPWLEGGLMAAHAAMFFGALIWLLPWTGVLLFLAVHQGLLGYLLGLGFAINHKGLPTRTGAEWTWLERQVLTSRTLPTGLVGDFFFGGLNYQIEHHLFPGMPRSALRHAYPVVKAFCAERGIPYTEIGVLQSYRDLARHLGTASEVLRTAS comes from the coding sequence ATGACCGATCTGTCGGCAGTCGGCTCCGCGCCGCGTGAACCGGGCGCGGCGGAGGAGGACTTCCGCGAACTGACGCGGCGCGTCACCGACGCCGGGCTGATGCGGCCCCGCAAGGGGCAGTACGCCACCGCGATCGTGGTGGTCTGGCTGATGAACGCCGTCGGCTGGGCAGGGCTCGCGCTGTCCGACGGCGCCTGGTGGCAGGTGACGCTCGCGGCCGTCTGGCTCGCGATCTGGCACGAGCAGCTCGCCTTCCTCCTGCACGACGCCGGGCACCGCCAGATCAGCCGCTCGCAGCGGACCATCCGCACGCTCGGCCTGATCCACGGCAACCTGATGCTGGGCGTGTGCTTCGGCTGGTGGGTGCAGCACCACAACCGGCACCACAACCACCCCAACCACCTGGAACTGGACCCCGACATCCGACGCCGCGCGGCCGTCTTCGCACCCGAACAGGCCCGCGAGCGCACCGGACTCGCCCGCTTCCTCGCCACCCACCAGCGCCATCTGTTCTTCCCGCTGCTCGGCCTGGAGGCGGTCGTCCTGCGCATCGCCGGGGTCATCGCGCTGCGCCGGCGAGCGGTGCGCCGGCCGTGGCTGGAGGGCGGTCTGATGGCCGCGCACGCGGCGATGTTCTTCGGCGCGCTGATCTGGCTGCTGCCCTGGACGGGTGTCCTGCTGTTCCTCGCCGTGCACCAGGGCCTGCTCGGCTATCTGCTGGGGCTCGGCTTCGCGATCAACCACAAGGGGCTGCCCACCAGGACCGGCGCCGAGTGGACCTGGCTGGAACGCCAGGTGCTCACCTCGCGCACCCTGCCCACCGGTCTGGTCGGCGACTTCTTCTTCGGCGGCCTCAACTACCAGATCGAGCACCACCTGTTCCCGGGTATGCCGCGCTCCGCGCTGCGCCACGCCTACCCGGTCGTCAAGGCGTTCTGCGCCGAGCGCGGGATCCCGTACACCGAGATCGGAGTCCTTCAGTCCTACCGCGATCTCGCCCGCCACCTCGGCACGGCGAGCGAGGTTCTGCGCACGGCGTCCTGA